The genomic region AGCAGCAGCTACAGACATACACATATGCAACACCTTTGTGCAACATATTAATCAAACACATATGCAAGATGGACACAAGCATCAAACACATGCAACATAGACATATGCATCATAGACATATGCATCATAGACATATGCATCAAACACATATGCATCATAGACATATGCATCATAGACATATGCATCAAACACATATGCATCATAGACATATCCATGCAGCAACAACACGTGGCAAAAACATCAAGACAATAGACATCAACTAAAGACACATAGCAACAACATAGACCAACAGCATCTGCACATATTACATGTACTTAATGTTGACACAAATGGAACTCCATAAATGGAACCGCATAtgattaggccattctaacacatgaaaatgctttacATTTTGGCTCATCGTGCTgatgaaaggtgaacctctgcccttGTCTAAAGTCTTTCGAAGtctctaactggttttctttcaggattttcctgtattcagctccaaCCATCTTCCTCGTGTTTATGGTCAGCTTCCTTGTCTCTGCTGTAGAAAATCATTCCTACAGCTTGATGCGGCTACCACTGGGTTGCATGTGGCTATAATGAGCTCTGGAGgatgtgcagttttagttttcatcCATGTATAACAtgttgcatgtaggccaaaaagtttaactttggtcccatgtgaccagagcaccttctttcacgttTGATGTGTTCTCTACCTGATCTATGGTAAACTTCAAATGGAATTtctcatggttttctttcaacaatgactttcttcttgctactcttccacAGAGGCCAGATTGGTGGAGTTCCAGGCTAAAAGCTGTTCTTGCCCACCTGAGCGTTGGATCTCCACAGTACTTCCACAGTTACCATAATAGAATTACAGTGACAAAATTAGCTTACAATCGTTACATATTGACATAACAAAAttgttttcacaataaaaaaaaaactagcttTAGATCTTTATAAAGCTGTAATGAGACAAACTAATTATTAACAAATAAGCTTGAAACGCATAATgtagaaatattttgaaatcgTTATTTGACAAAACAAGGCTAACCTGAGAGCTCTTTACAAGATACTGAACTACTTAACAAACTGGAGATTGGAGAAAAAAATTTCTTGACAAaaccagacttttttttttaaatctgcagaTACTTTAATGAAAATTAACAAATCCGTAATGAGTAACAAACAAGTTTAGGATTACATTATCGCCACAAAATGAAATTAGTACATGACAGTAAAATCTTGAAAACGTATCTTTAATACAAACAACCTTACATCTTGATATCTGAAATAAATGAGATTATGAAAACATGATCTTGGCAAAACAAGCCTGAGGTCTTGTTATCTCTAGATTATGAGAGAAAGAAGCTTTTATTGtaacaaataaactgaagatCTCATTGTTTTGAGAAGATGTAATACAATTTTGACTGTGACAAAACAAGCTTGAGATCTCATCTCAAGATAATGAACTAATCTAATGGTTactaatacaaaacaaaatatcaagATTATGAAAATATTATCTTGACAAAACAACCCTGAGGTCTTGTCTCCAGACAAGATGATTGGACTATTATTATCCCTACAAAACGAGCTTTAGGtttcattattttcatgttAATTATAAAACTGTAAGATAAGAAGATAAACAATTGATTTAATAATTTCCTAACATTTGGGTATTTAATTAGTGCCACAAAATGCAATGACAgcacataataaataaataaataaataatgaaaattgaACAATTGTCTGCATGTGTTAGACGCATTTTTTAGAAGCGAATGTTTGCGTGTTTTCCTTCGttattctttttgttgttttgattaTGACTATATGGATCAATATGTCTCTAACAAAGTTGAATAAAAACTCTGACCGAACCCTGCAGGGTTATTTAGCACGAGAATGTAAATGTTGCGTAAAGTTTCCGTTAAAATGATCAGTCACacgtatttttatttcagtttgttttttttatttttttgacgaACTTTGCTTTTTGAACGGCGCCACTGGAGGGAACCTTTCACTTCCTCTTTATAGCTAGTCATTTCTGCTTTTCGTAAACACTGATCCTGGATCAGGTTTTACATTTTAGCTTccgtttttgggtttttttttaaaccgggGGTTCGCGGGACAACCTGGGACAAGAAAACTGATCCAGGTTCAGTAAAGGATCTGATAGAGTAAACCTTCTTCTAGGGAAAAGGGACGTACACGCATGCTGGCGCGTAAACTCTTAAGATATAACAGGCATCCATCTGGACCACTTAGAAAAGCCACACGCTGCAAACGTCCGCTTAGGAAGGCGGGCCTTACCAGTGGGCGTGAAAGACACGATAGGAAGAGGTCAAATGAGCTGGGAGAGTTTGGAAAGCGTGAGGCTGTTATCAGAAGAAATAAACAGATTGATGGAGGTCTGGTATAATTATTTACTTTATGTTGCAGGTTTTAAGGTTTCAGTTCGGATATAAAAGTGGCGTCGCAGGGGTTTGTTGCGCAATAGTTGGTAAGCAAGCCTGCTAGCTAATGCTAACGATACATGTAGCGTGCTCGGAAGGATCGACAGCCACACAGTTGCTACCAGAGTAAAGTTATGACCGTTATTAACTGAAACgctgcttttttatttacacagaaatacTCTATAGTGGTTCTTTTCAAGGCGTtaggtttgtttaaaaaaaataaaaaattagctTGGTATCGTAGCTGCTGCGACGTCCTGCCCCTGGTATTTATCTCTGGGACCTTGCGACACGGTCACAGCTGTCAGTCATGTTTCACTCTGTGCCCCGACGTCCCATCTGCGAGGTCGGAGTGAATACAATGCGGCTCCAGAGCAGCAGGTCGCTATGGCGTGCAGTGGACGAGGGCAGGGAGAAGCTTCAGAGGTTCCCGTGGCTAGGCAGGAACGTCGGCCTGCTGCTGTCCTGGCTCCAGAGAGCAGGTGTTGGGACCTACAGGGCCCCGGGTCTGAAGAAGAAGGGACTGCTGTCCATATTTGCAGACCACTGTGGCTTTGTGACCGGCCAAAGGCTCCGGCGTGCCTTCCAAGTGGGTGAGCTGTACTCCAACCTGTACTCTGAGCGGACCAGGTGGACCCTGGTTGGCAATATTTGGCGCAGATTTCAGAATAAGCACGCCCCCACAGGGAAGCTTGTGGCGGCTCTGGCTGGGGTCTTCATGTGGGAGAGCGAGAAGATTCAGGATGAGGAGATCCGCAGGTGAGAATCCCGTTTTTTACCTCACACataggtgtgtgtgtatatatatatatatatatatatatatatatatatatatatatatacatacatatattagTGCCGACATTTGGGATAATTAATAGAATTAGACCGACTAGCCAACAGAGAAATATTGTCAAACTAATCAGTCAAGTTAATTTAGGAAAAAATCTTAAAGCAGCAGTCATTTTTCTGGTGCATTTGGCATGATGTTTTCATTGTATAGCCTTCAATAAGAATAGCATTGGATTTGCACAATAGTGTAAAATAAAACGCTGTAACATGACCtgcttgcttttatttaaaacagaaaagcaactaTTAGCTGAGATGATCTAATGTGCTTATAACTGAGGTTATTAAAGTTATCTGTGAAATTTAATTGTTTATCTTGATATTAATACATTGACTATAGCAAAATCTTCAGGAAATATAGTATGTAGTAGTAGTTTTCAGTTGcttattgtgcagaatattCTGCTTTTTATAGAATAACACAAGTATaccaagctgatattagctgccTAATTAATCAGGCTGTAGTAGAGCTGCACATAATATAAAATCAAAGTTGTCACTGGAGTCCTTGGACAGGTGGGAGGTTATTATATCTCAAGTTTTTGCATTCATGCTGTTGATGCCAACAATATGTTTGGCCTGTGGATGGACTTTTGCTGCCCACACCTGATTTAGATCCTAGTGACCTCAGTGTTATAGCTCACAGTAATGGTGGAGACATCTTCCTCATGGATAAGGGAAGACTGTGGAAACGCATGCAGAGTCCAGCAACAGGTGGAGGAGGGACGGTCCAGCTCTTCCTCTGCCATCTCAATAATAGGACTTTAAACTGAAGGAACTGTATGACAGAAACTTTTTACCAGTTTAAAATTGTAACTTATTGTAACCTTAGTATACATTGATACTTGTAACTGGCCCAGGCCTActttcataaaaacaataattgcgTGTGTTGGATTGATTTGTTTGTGATCTGTTGTGCCAGTTATGACTTGTGCACTAATCCTGTGCTGTCGCTGGCATCTCTTTAAAGATGTGGACTCGAGCTGGAGGCCATTGAAGGTGTGAAAGGCCTATGCACACCCTCGGGTAACATGGCCAGACAACAGGAAGGTGACTGGGAAGTTGTGGTGGAGAAGAAGGATTTCAGAGTGTGGAAGAGGCCGATTCCAAACAGCCACCTCTATGAATACAGAGGTCAGCACACTTGCTATCTGACACCAAGTTTCTGTAGCAGAGCAATCCTTGAGTTGGCATTTTTGAACATAAAACCTGCTTTGTTCATGTTTGTAACTGCAGTATTGGGTTCCTACAATGATGTCACACCAAGACAGTTCTTCAATGTACAGGTAAACCCTCATTAATCCCATTATGTTCCACTTAGTCTGTGTCACATTTAAAAGAGCAATTGACTGAAACTACTACTTGGAAGCTGGTAAACAATAACAACGGCATGGCAGTCTGCTTTTACATTGTTACGTGCTGTAAATATTCTTTTACAtattcaaaaaataataaatgctaAGTCTGGAAAAGTGGTGTTCATTTTGGAGAAGTAAGGAAAAAAGACAAGTatgaaaaatgtttgcatttccAGACATAATTCCTCATTCCATAATCTAAAAGAAAAGCATAGGAATTTctaaaagtacattttacattgttttatatttaagtgAAGATAACCCCACAGATAAAGGCACACTAATTCAGAATTTAAAAGGACGGTTTCACTGTGTCTTCGCCCTCTGGAGCCTCTTGGATcagggttttaaaatgttttggattCCAGAAAAAATCTGACATTGCAGATCACTAGCTGTGCTTAGAATAatctctattttatttattctctaTTCTATTGTTTTGCAACTGAACAAGAAAGTTGTTTGGTACGCTTCACATGGTAATATAGCGATGCTGGTGTATTTTGATGGAATAATGTAGTTGCACCTTGTTGAGGACTTTCATAACCCTGTTTCTCTCCCTGTATGTGCAGCACAGAAACATTGTAAACCGTAACTGCTTGAGCTATATTTACTCACACTTTCCCCCAGTTGGACACAGAGTACAGGAAGAAGTGGGATTCATTGGTTATCAAGCTTGAGGTGGTTGAAAGAGATGCCAACACAGGCTCTGAAGTTGTCCACTGGGCGACGCACTTTCCGGTGAGTTTGGTGTTCATGTCGACATGCATGAGGCCTTTAGAGTGTTTGTTCTCTATCAGAAACAAAGATACAATCCCGATTTTCTGTTTAGCAAAAAACATGACCACACTAGTTGTTTCTGTAATATATTTTCTTCAATCTCCCCTCAGTATCCAATGTATTCAAGGGACTATGTTTATGTGCGGCGATATGATGTTGACTTGGAAAATAATATGATGATCTTGGTGTCAAGGTGGGTTTAGttgtaaattagatttttattttgtaaatttacAGACGTAAACAAACTAAAGGATGTGTGTATCTCATAACTTATGTGTTATATATGTTGCTGTTTTGGGCAGAGCTGTGCAGCATCCTAGAGTCCCAGAGACTCAGGAATTTGTGAGGGTCCACTCATACCAGTCAAAGATGGTCATTCGCCCCCATAAGTCCTTTGATGAGGTTTGTGACCAGTTTCTAGTTATTCAGATATTTTAAGTTTACAAAAAAGTTTTGTATTGAGTTGGTGTTTTTCTTCACAGAATGGGTTCGATTACTTGCTGACTTACAGTGATGATCCACAGACGGTTTTTCCTCGTTACTGTGTGAGCTGGATGGTGTCAAGTGGTGAGCTCTTTTTTACTGGCCTAAACTTATCATG from Girardinichthys multiradiatus isolate DD_20200921_A chromosome 8, DD_fGirMul_XY1, whole genome shotgun sequence harbors:
- the stard7 gene encoding stAR-related lipid transfer protein 7, mitochondrial codes for the protein MFHSVPRRPICEVGVNTMRLQSSRSLWRAVDEGREKLQRFPWLGRNVGLLLSWLQRAGVGTYRAPGLKKKGLLSIFADHCGFVTGQRLRRAFQVGELYSNLYSERTRWTLVGNIWRRFQNKHAPTGKLVAALAGVFMWESEKIQDEEIRRCGLELEAIEGVKGLCTPSGNMARQQEGDWEVVVEKKDFRVWKRPIPNSHLYEYRVLGSYNDVTPRQFFNVQLDTEYRKKWDSLVIKLEVVERDANTGSEVVHWATHFPYPMYSRDYVYVRRYDVDLENNMMILVSRAVQHPRVPETQEFVRVHSYQSKMVIRPHKSFDENGFDYLLTYSDDPQTVFPRYCVSWMVSSGMPDFLEKLHTAALRAKNLEVGIHDYTGVIKSSDSNRQPSQERLGGENTHTSGPGHIYA